Proteins co-encoded in one Microcebus murinus isolate Inina chromosome 5, M.murinus_Inina_mat1.0, whole genome shotgun sequence genomic window:
- the AIG1 gene encoding androgen-induced gene 1 protein isoform X5, with protein MALVPCQVLRVAILLSYCSILCNYKAIEMPSHQTYGGSWKFLTFIDL; from the exons ATGGCGCTCGTCCCCTGCCAGGTGCTGCGGGTGGCCATCCTGCTGTCCTACTGCTCTATCCTGTGCAACTACAAGGCCATCGAAATGCCCTCGCATCAGACCTACGGCGGGAGCTGGAAGTTCCTGACGTTCATTGATCTG TGA